In Limnohabitans sp. INBF002, one genomic interval encodes:
- a CDS encoding YqaA family protein: MEIWMQSVLAALALPEYGLSTVFVVSLISATLLPMGSEPVVFGLVKLNPELFWPAILVATAGNTIGGAISWWMGHGAHKVSDKVRHKETSAQDARALRWLHALGPKACLLSWLPGVGDPLCAVAGWLRLPFWPCVAYMAVGKFARYLVMTGGLLWVFPQHWGIG, encoded by the coding sequence ATGGAAATTTGGATGCAATCTGTGCTGGCCGCCTTGGCCCTGCCCGAATACGGCCTGAGCACCGTGTTTGTGGTGTCGCTGATCTCGGCCACCCTGCTGCCCATGGGCTCGGAGCCCGTGGTGTTTGGCTTGGTCAAACTCAACCCCGAATTGTTTTGGCCCGCCATTTTGGTGGCCACCGCTGGCAACACCATTGGCGGCGCCATCAGCTGGTGGATGGGCCACGGCGCGCACAAGGTGAGCGACAAAGTGCGACACAAAGAAACCTCCGCGCAAGACGCCCGCGCCCTGCGCTGGCTGCACGCCTTAGGCCCCAAAGCGTGTTTACTCAGTTGGCTGCCTGGCGTGGGCGACCCGCTGTGCGCAGTCGCCGGCTGGTTGCGCCTGCCCTTTTGGCCTTGCGTGGCCTACATGGCGGTGGGTAAGTTTGCGCGGTACCTGGTGATGACGGGTGGGTTGCTTTGGGTGTTTCCGCAGCATTGGGGCATTGGTTAA
- a CDS encoding helix-turn-helix domain-containing protein codes for MKKRNLFVELSEGFDALGNARAGKQTLRTHVVEDKPAPEVTADELLALRERLHLSRAVFARYLRTKPRTLENWEQGRAKPNPHAALLIRLVEKYPDTVERLAAV; via the coding sequence ATGAAAAAGCGAAACCTGTTTGTAGAACTGAGCGAAGGCTTTGACGCCCTGGGTAACGCACGTGCGGGTAAACAAACGCTGCGCACGCATGTGGTGGAGGACAAACCAGCGCCGGAGGTGACAGCCGATGAACTGCTGGCGCTGCGCGAACGCCTGCATTTGTCGCGCGCTGTGTTTGCGCGTTACTTGCGCACCAAGCCGCGCACACTGGAGAACTGGGAGCAGGGGCGCGCGAAACCTAATCCACATGCGGCTTTGCTGATTCGCCTCGTCGAAAAGTATCCAGATACGGTTGAGCGATTAGCTGCAGTTTGA
- a CDS encoding type II toxin-antitoxin system RelE/ParE family toxin, translating into MKAVFVELPAFSRYRTDYLDDEGFRGLQTAIMKNPESGDVIEGTGGLRKLRHADARRGKGKRGGLRVIYYWWDDASQFWLFTLYDKDEMTDLSPDEKKALKHMLKIELEARR; encoded by the coding sequence ATGAAAGCCGTTTTTGTTGAGTTACCAGCGTTTTCGCGCTATCGAACTGACTATCTAGACGATGAAGGTTTTCGTGGGCTGCAAACGGCCATCATGAAGAACCCTGAATCGGGGGATGTCATTGAAGGTACAGGTGGGCTTCGCAAGTTGCGACACGCTGATGCGCGCCGAGGCAAGGGCAAGCGTGGTGGCTTACGAGTCATTTATTACTGGTGGGACGATGCGAGCCAGTTTTGGTTGTTTACGCTGTACGACAAAGACGAAATGACGGACTTGAGTCCTGATGAAAAGAAGGCACTCAAACACATGTTGAAAATCGAGCTGGAGGCACGGCGATGA